The nucleotide sequence CCCTGCCCGGTAATATCTTGCCCTAAAAAGGCTTTAAAAGCAAAAAAAAGCATCGTGGACAGTGTGCATAACTCCCCATTCCGCTATGGACAACACTATTCACAGCATATGGAAAAGCAAAAGCAGCTTTCCCACATCCTGCAAACAGTGTTGCCCACAGCTCCATAAGACGGGGAGTTATACACACTGCCCACAATGCCGAAGGCGGCGGAATCCTGCTCTTTTCTTCAACTCTAAAATTAGTAATCCATCTATCGGTATAATTCCATAAGAATTTCGTCCACTTCTTCTCTATTTCTAACCGCCTTCCACTTTGCAATTTCATCTCTAATTCGCTTTTTATGTTTCAAAAACTGTACTCCAGATATTTCAGATAACAATTCCTCACAAAATATAATTTTATCTGTCAAACTGGAAGTTCCAGTCCATGAATTAGACACTAAACTTAAACGACTGAATAATTCAAAATTTGAATTACATTCCAAAAAGCATAAAATGGCTTTTTTTCTTATCTCTTTCTTTATTTCTTGCAAAATTCCAAACAACTCTATTAGATTTTCACTATTAGAATTCTCCCTTATATAATGGATAATCCATTGTTCCTTTCTGCTGTCTAATTCTTTTTTTCCATCAAATGAAAGAAGCTTTCGAAAATAGCTTCTACTATGCCAATAAAATCTCCTATCACAAAGTAATTCATCAAAAAACAGATCAAATATATTTAAAAAACTTCTCAGCTTCCAGCAAGTTTCCATTCTATATTCTTCATCATTTACTGAATAGTTTTCTTGCGTTTCCTGAATATATCTGGCATACCACTTTACCCACTCTATATCTTGTAATATAAATCCACTAAGGAATATACCTCTATAATCTATGTAACTACACCCAAGTAAACATTTTAAATATATATGCCTTAGTTCTTCTGTCGCATCTTGATAAATATTCAATACCTCTTTAGGAGTATAATAGTTGGCATCAAACAAATTAGAAAAATATCTTCTGCATAAGCTTGTATTATTCTCCACTTCATTCAATAAAGCTTTTGTAATACTAACATATATATTTGGAGAATATTTTTTAAATTTATCCAGTAACCTCAGATTGATTTCAAACTTTTCTTTTTCACATACAACTTTCGATTCCGTTACAAGCTCCATCAACCGTCTATAATCATCTTGTGTTACTTCATTTTCAGCAATCATTTCATAATATGTAAACTGCCACTGTTTTTTCATTGGAAACGAGGCATTCCAGATACTATCCTTTACTTTCTTACAGTCAAAATATTTCAACAATGGAGCAACTAGAGCTTCTGACCGGAACTCAATGTTTTCTCCAAATTTAAAGAAAGCCAAAACAAACGCCCATAGCTTTTCTTTATTATGTGCTAGGAATGTGCAGAAAGTTGTTATCCCCTCACCCATATCCGCCTTTCTACTGCCTATTATTCCGATAATATTGCTAATATATTGCACCAAATTGTCCATCTGGTCAGCAGAGTATCTTTCGTAACATCTTCTTATATTCGATTCAAATATAGCTTTTCTTTCCTCATAACTCGAAGTATCTCTATAGAATTGATTGGATAATACTTTATATATATTCCACTCCTCTGTATTAAATACTTCACTATATTTTTCAGTTAATTCAACGGAGTGCATCTCTGACATTCTAAAAAATCTTGAACATATATATGCAAAGCGAAATGGCTCCATATATACCCTTATACGTTCCAAAACCAGACTTATATTCTTCCAGTCAAATTCCAATTCATCTGAAAATTCACTTTTATTTACATACAAATTAGGATAAGCACATAATAAGTAAACAATATCCTCCAAATTTTCTTTATCGTTTGCCAAAGAAATAATCTCCATCCATATCTTAGACCGATATTGCTTACAACCTTCTGTCAAAGCAACTCCAATTCGATATGAGGTAAACACATTATCCCTTTCTATTTCTACACAATCAAAATACAGTGATAAATAATGGCTGGACATCTTATAAAACAATTTTTTTATAACAGGATAATCCAAATTTTCTCTTATTTTATCAATTATAAGATTCTGAACATAGTAATCTTCATAATAAGAATACTTATTGATACTATAATATGATTTAAAAAGACTATAAACCAATTTCACAGCGTCCTGCCTTTTCATGCAATACCTTATCGCCAGTTCTACTGCCTCAACTAAACCATAGTTCTTTTTATATCCGTTCAACAACTGAAGTATACTATCCTTTATATCTACATTCCATTTCTTTTCCTCATCTTCTAATAAACGGATATCAATAGTGGCACTTTCAGCTTGCTCAATTTTTTCACTCACATACAATAAAGATTCTTCTGGTTTAAAAATATGGAATGCTTTTACAAATTCTTCAAATACTTTATCATCTGTTTTAAGCTCATCCCAAACCTTGCTTATTTCTTCAGTTAAGTACTCTTTCATTTTATCAGAATAAAAAACATTTAAAAGTATATCAACAGTTTTAATCGTACTTTTTTTATATTTCCAGAATCCAGCTCTTAAAACACCAGAGAAAGCAATCAGCCTTTTTTCAAAAAAAACATAATACAACATATAATTTGATAGGCACTGATCAGAAATACGTGCTACTCTTTCAGATTTAATTTCTACATATTCCATACTATGCAGAGAATGAATGTTAGTAGTAAATTCCTCTTTTGTCATTCCTATCATATCAAGAATATCTTGTATTCTGTCCAAATTTTCTAAATCTATGGTATTAAAGATAGTAGTAACTCCAACAGTCAGACAAAGTCTTATATTTGTTAAAATAGTAGTAGTTTCCAGAAAGGAACTGTAATAGCTTTTATACAACTCCTCCATATTAGCAATCGACCGTAAATCATTTTTTTCCTTCGCCAATTTCCCTGCCATATGTGCAATGCGTGGATTTCCACTTGCAATACGCACAATTTGTTCTATATAATCACTATTTTCTATTCTCAGATTCGTTTTTACAAAATCCCGTATTTCCTGATCTGTAAATTTTGAAACAGCAAAGCATTTTATATCTGCTAACTTCTCTGTTTCATTTATGACAGATTTACTTGCATAGTCCCTAACTGTAGCAATAATACGAATATCATATCTTTTATCATCTCTTATAACATATTCAACCAAATGTGATAATCCTACCAATTCATTTGCATCATCTACAAATATAAGATATTTTCCCGCTGTATAAATGTGGCGTGACAAATCATCCATTATAGGTTGATCATTACATTTAATGCAGAGAATTTTACATTTATTCTTTTCTTGATACTCTTTCACAATTTCTAAGGCTAAGCGTGTTTTTCCAACACCAGCTTTCCCTAAAATAACTATTATTTTTTTCTCTTCCAGAGCTTCAAGAATTTCCTTTTTCTCCTTCTCACGATACAAAAAGGTAGTTGTCAAGGGAGCAGTTCTTCCATTTGAACTATCATATCGTTTAATAAATTCTTCCCTTGGAAATATTTGATTGCTATCTATTGATAGATTTAACTTATCCTTTGCAATATATTGATAATTTCTATAAATCTTATCTGCAATCCTATCTATTCCATACAATTCCAATTCTACGCCATAAGAACCGCACAATTCTCTTAATGCTTGATCATCACCAGCTTTTAACGTCGATGAAGTATGACAACAGATTATTTTCTCAATATCTTTTACATCTACACCTGTCTTCTCTTGATCTAAACATTTTTCAACATCTTCTTTGATTTTCTTATTTATGTTTGTTTGCTCTGTGGTATATGCCACAAAAATATACTTTCCCGATTTGCTTCGGAAATAAGTATCTGGATTTCCTATTGTAGTCTTTAAGCTTCCTGCTTTCATTCCCAAAGAAAAAATACCTTCATATCCCTCTGCACACAAAAGAGTATCACATAAATCCTGAAATCCTCCACCCTCTAAGGTGGACAATATATGGCTTTTAATTGTAGATGTCATTATCCTACCTCACATTATATATAATTTGAAAAAACAAATTTCAACTTATTGAATTGTTCAACGCTATTTATTCTATCATAAGACCCCACACAATTCTATTAAATATTGTTCAACCTGCTTTTTTCTTACTCCTTCAATTATTTTGCATTGCCGCTTCCAATCACACTCTTTCTTTACACATCAACAAAATTATTGCCAATAGCACTGTTTTCATGTAATATAGTCTACAAATCCACAAAAAAATAGGAGTGCCGAAGCACCCCCCATTTCCTAAACCCTCTTGCAAAATTCGCAGTGTTGGTTTATAATCATCTTAGAAGCCGAAGGATATTAGCGTGTCCGACGGTTGTACAATCGGAAACTTATAATACGTTAGAAAAACAACGGACTACAAGGCTATCCCCTATTCGCAGTAGAGGATAGCCTTTTCCGTTACTTGCGGTTGTTTCTGTTGTCTAAGTATGTTAATGCTGCAAAAATGACCAACAGCAGTGTAAGTATCTCAAGTGTGTTCATACCGACCTCCTTTCCGTTTCCAGAAAGGACAACCGCAGACTATCCCTACTCGTTCTAATCTGACTAAGAGGATTATAGCACGTTATGTCGAATAATGCTATAAAAGATTTGCGTTAATCACTCCGCTGCTTCCAGTGCTACCCCTGCAAACTCCTCATCGCTCATGGCTTCCAGTTTTCCAACGACCTGCTCTGCAAGCTCCACCATATCTCTGTCCTGTATGTGGGGGATTGCGTTCTTTATATCGGCAGTCATGCCCTTTCTGTCCTGCCCCTCAAACACGCACATCAAATTGATTTCTTCCACTGTAAATTTATCCATCTCTTATATCTCCCTCTCTGATTTTTTTTCCGTTCCCTTTTCTGGGATTTCTTTTTCTGCCTTATCCCTCTGCTCAATAACCGCTTTTTTCTCCGCCAGCTTTTCCTTTATGGAAATTCTGCCTGTCTGCTTTTCCTCTTTCGGTTTCTCATTGTTCAAGACGTTATCAATCATGTTATAGTTACATTCTTCCAGTTCCTCAATCTTTGCAAGCGGCTTATATTCCGCCAGCTTGTCTAACAGCTCCTTTGCTTTCCTTGCGGTCTGTACGCCCTCGCTGTCATCAAGCTCCGTCCCTTTCCCGAAAATATCCGTCACGCCCTCTCTGATACTGTCTGAAATGAGCACATTGAGGAAATCACTCAGATACCCGGTATTCCCGTTCCTGATATCCTCTGTGATGTTCGCTATCTGCGCTTTCCTGTCCTCCACTGTATGATTATACTGAATGGTATCATAATCGTAGAAAAGCTGGTCTATCTCCGCAGCAAGGAAAGCCGCCTGCCACTTTTCCAAAGACCCCCGCACTTCGATGTCCGACAGCTTGTCGATCAGCTCCGCAATGACCTCCACCGCCTTCGGGTTGTCCGTAATCTCCGGCACATAATCCAGAATCTCCAAATCCGCAACTCTGCCCGAAACAATATCCATCTGCGTGTCCTCATAGCTTTCTGTCCCTTCTGTATGGATATTGATGCCGATGCTTCGGATACCGTTCATCCTCTCCGGCGGTATCCGGTTGAAAATGGCGATTGCTTCCTCCACACCCGCTATATCCTCATGGTACTCTCCGAAATTGTGGAACTCCCCACACTCTGCCACTGTAAGGGTTACAACCGTCCGTTTTTCCTCCTGTGCCTGTTCTGCGGCTTTCTCCTGCATGGCGGCACGTTTTTCCTCAAGGTAGGCTTCCACGCCCGGAAGATACTCCCCAAGCGTCCCTGTCTTGCCCTCTGTAATGGGATTGATGTCTACCTTAACGCCGCCGATTTTAAAACCGTCCTCGTTAAAGGCGTTGAACAAGGCATCTTCGTTTTCCCCACCCCGATACTCCACTACCACATCAAGGTCAGAACCAGCTCCCTCTAAACCTCTGCACCTGCTCCCGGATATCGCCATATCCACAAGTTTTATATCCATTCCATACTCGTCAATCTTGGACTGTAAATAGGCGTAAACATTCAGTTCTATATCTTCCTGTGTCTGCCCGTTGATGCCATGAAATAATTCCTCAGTTTTGGCTTTAAAATCCGCTATGACCTTGCTTTCCATAGCTTCCGGCACTTCGTTTCTGATCCGTTCCTCAAGATGCTCTTTTGCCGCCTGCTCCGCTTTTTCCATCAATCCATCATAATCAATCGGTATCAGTTCATCATCGGTACGGATACTTCCCTCCAGTTCACTCCTATGTGTCGGCTCTTTCAAGTCCGCCACAATCTCGTCCAAAGCCTGCCGGATTGTTATGTCCGGGTTGTCATACACGCCACCGTCCAGTTCCCGGTAATCCATATCATAGATTGTATAATCATACCCTTCGCTGGCTTCCTGAATACTGATATAACGGTCTGCAAGCCGGAAGGCAAGCTCTGTTTCTGTCCTGTCCACTTCCCTGACGCTGGTATCTATATACGGGTTTTCCCACTCCATGAACGGTACATCTTCCACTATCCGCTTCTGGTTAGCTGTCGGCATGAGATGTTCCATTTTCCCCTGTCCGTAAAGGGTATCAAACCTGTCCATGTAGAGGGAAATATCATCAAGACCGCTGCCCTTTAACTGATGCTCAAACCGCTGTTTTACAAAATCCTTTATTTCCTCCTGTGACATTTCCCGGTGTACCCTTACCTTGTCAAAACCGACCTCATGATATAAAGTCTGCAAATCGTCCATGAAGCGGCTGCTTTCCTCTGCCGCTTTGCTGTGCGTAAAATCCAGTGACAGACAGTTTTCATGGTTCCTGACGTGGATCAGGTCAAACTCGCTACCATTGACATTGAAGCCGAAAGTTGCCCTTGCCATATCCGGTTTGTCCTCCACATCTTCTCCCTGGTACTCCGCAAATTTTGCCACCGCTTCCGGAAGGCTGTCAAAACGCTCCAACTTACTTTTTTCCGGGCTGTTCTCCGCCCATGTGGATAAATCCTCAATAACATAATAGGAAACCTTGTCATCGTCCGGCTCCGCCGCTGTATTTTCTGCCGCTGCTCCCTCCAAAATTTCTGTGCTGATTTCCGCCGATACCGAAAGCTCCTTTGTAAACTCCGGTATCTCCCTGTAACCAACGGAATCCACATAATGGCTTGTGTTTTCCCCGTCCTGATGCAGCAGCACCACATCGCTTACGGAAAGGGAATGCCCGGTAAAATCTGCCGGGTGGTCTATGTTGAACTTGGTATAAATATCCTCAAGGCTCATGCCCTCCGTAAGCTCCCCGGTATAGACAAGGGTGTAATTCTCTCTGGAAACCGGAATACCTTCTTTTTCAAGGTAATCCATATCCATAAAGCGAATATCCCTTGTTTCCGCTGAATCTTTAAGCTGGTAGATGCCATACCTTCCCTCATTGCCATATAAAAGCTGTGCTTCCCGGTTAGGCTCGCTGTCCTCCAATTCCTGCTTCATGGACTGGTA is from Lachnospiraceae bacterium JLR.KK002 and encodes:
- a CDS encoding transposon-transfer assisting family protein, translating into MDKFTVEEINLMCVFEGQDRKGMTADIKNAIPHIQDRDMVELAEQVVGKLEAMSDEEFAGVALEAAE
- a CDS encoding YodL domain-containing protein, encoding MADARTEKQKVKEITDRLEEGLKELFEGEKYKSYLNTMSKFHNYSANNIQLIEMQCPDATYVAGYKAWQRNFERHVNKGERGIRILAPAPYKIKEEQEKIDPVTNEPVLDRDGMPVMEEVEIKIPAFRVVTVFDYSQTDGKELPGLGVNELHGDVERYQDFMEALERVSPVPIRYEEMEGDRKGYFIDLSRPIAIKEGMSEAQTAKTGVHEVAHAKLHAREAEQDAEKAVYKDRETKEVEAESVAYTVCQHFGIDTSDYSFGYIAGWSSGKEMPELKSSLDTIRRTSSELIKGIEAQLLEIEKERAAEQSQEDILLLVANTDRSEYDLLNVKGMERADLLNTLLSMKDDDRQNVEAYLERAGAWVTLLANERSEEVEEYHLDYAYDTDTHEITDFKALQEERERANVPIEYGDVIVRISTPDSGEYETIKIVDMQSEVANVLYAIPFLEENEWNGNVLDYLQEKGFEFVPIMRSGGLNDGYPQFYDFDVDMSEWEVHTASELPATVQAEQLINRMEFHRSVYDSDERNLIMNHAYKLDDMYKTTSLAHSLAEQKDDLPLLWETIRVAEEEIDALPDGMVGLSQMHEYGYSWDEMLPLTKDRATELFREDVSVYQLHADGSETLVEDRAALQEHDGLFGVEKGDWNAYKEYQSMKQELEDSEPNREAQLLYGNEGRYGIYQLKDSAETRDIRFMDMDYLEKEGIPVSRENYTLVYTGELTEGMSLEDIYTKFNIDHPADFTGHSLSVSDVVLLHQDGENTSHYVDSVGYREIPEFTKELSVSAEISTEILEGAAAENTAAEPDDDKVSYYVIEDLSTWAENSPEKSKLERFDSLPEAVAKFAEYQGEDVEDKPDMARATFGFNVNGSEFDLIHVRNHENCLSLDFTHSKAAEESSRFMDDLQTLYHEVGFDKVRVHREMSQEEIKDFVKQRFEHQLKGSGLDDISLYMDRFDTLYGQGKMEHLMPTANQKRIVEDVPFMEWENPYIDTSVREVDRTETELAFRLADRYISIQEASEGYDYTIYDMDYRELDGGVYDNPDITIRQALDEIVADLKEPTHRSELEGSIRTDDELIPIDYDGLMEKAEQAAKEHLEERIRNEVPEAMESKVIADFKAKTEELFHGINGQTQEDIELNVYAYLQSKIDEYGMDIKLVDMAISGSRCRGLEGAGSDLDVVVEYRGGENEDALFNAFNEDGFKIGGVKVDINPITEGKTGTLGEYLPGVEAYLEEKRAAMQEKAAEQAQEEKRTVVTLTVAECGEFHNFGEYHEDIAGVEEAIAIFNRIPPERMNGIRSIGINIHTEGTESYEDTQMDIVSGRVADLEILDYVPEITDNPKAVEVIAELIDKLSDIEVRGSLEKWQAAFLAAEIDQLFYDYDTIQYNHTVEDRKAQIANITEDIRNGNTGYLSDFLNVLISDSIREGVTDIFGKGTELDDSEGVQTARKAKELLDKLAEYKPLAKIEELEECNYNMIDNVLNNEKPKEEKQTGRISIKEKLAEKKAVIEQRDKAEKEIPEKGTEKKSEREI